The following coding sequences are from one Deltaproteobacteria bacterium window:
- a CDS encoding nucleotide sugar dehydrogenase has translation MPEAPTPPSCPAPAERVAVLGLGYVGLPVALAFGRAYHVVGFDIDARKVALLREGVDPAGQATADELRETRVAFTSDERDLRDIDAFVVAVPTPIDTTRRPDLSALRGATEIVGRALKPGAVVVYESTVYPGVTEEVCAPLLEQVSGLRAGVDFHLAYSPERINPGDAEHTFERIQKVVAGDDAATVDRVAALYGRVVTAGVFRAASIKVAEAAKVLENTQRDLNIALMNEFAIICDRLGIRTRDVLDAAATKWNFLRFSPGLVGGHCIGVDPYYLTTKAEELGYHPEVILAGRRINDNMGVYVAGRLIKLLARAGAAIKGARIGVLGLAFKENVGDVRNSRVPDICAELAQFGAEVLVHDPLADRDEARRHYGIALCEWDALRDLDAVVLAVPHAAYLDGGAAEALARLRPGGVVVDVKSALDPAAVPAGATYWSL, from the coding sequence ATGCCGGAAGCGCCCACGCCCCCGTCCTGTCCCGCCCCGGCCGAGCGGGTCGCCGTCCTCGGCCTCGGCTATGTCGGCCTGCCGGTCGCGCTCGCGTTCGGCCGCGCCTACCACGTGGTCGGCTTCGACATCGACGCCCGCAAGGTCGCGCTGCTGCGCGAGGGCGTCGACCCGGCCGGCCAGGCGACGGCCGACGAGCTGCGCGAAACGCGGGTCGCGTTCACCAGCGACGAGCGCGACCTGCGCGACATCGACGCGTTCGTCGTCGCGGTGCCGACGCCGATCGACACCACCCGGCGACCCGACCTGTCCGCGCTGCGCGGCGCCACCGAGATCGTCGGCCGCGCGCTGAAGCCGGGCGCGGTCGTCGTCTACGAGTCCACGGTCTACCCGGGCGTGACCGAGGAGGTGTGCGCCCCGCTGCTCGAGCAGGTCTCCGGCCTGCGCGCCGGCGTCGACTTCCACCTCGCCTACTCGCCCGAGCGGATCAACCCCGGGGACGCCGAACACACCTTCGAGCGCATCCAGAAGGTCGTCGCCGGCGACGACGCCGCCACGGTCGACCGCGTCGCGGCGCTGTACGGCCGCGTCGTCACCGCGGGCGTCTTCCGCGCGGCGTCGATCAAGGTGGCCGAGGCCGCCAAGGTGCTCGAGAACACGCAGCGCGACCTCAACATCGCCCTGATGAACGAGTTCGCGATCATCTGCGACCGGCTCGGCATCCGCACGCGGGACGTGCTCGATGCAGCGGCAACCAAGTGGAACTTCCTGCGGTTTTCGCCCGGGCTGGTCGGCGGCCACTGCATCGGCGTCGATCCCTACTACCTCACGACGAAGGCCGAGGAGCTCGGCTACCATCCCGAGGTGATCCTGGCGGGGCGGCGCATCAACGACAACATGGGCGTGTACGTCGCCGGCCGGCTCATCAAGCTGCTCGCGCGCGCGGGCGCGGCGATCAAGGGCGCGCGCATCGGCGTGCTCGGGCTGGCGTTCAAGGAGAACGTCGGCGACGTGCGCAACAGCCGCGTGCCGGACATCTGTGCGGAACTCGCGCAGTTCGGCGCCGAGGTGCTCGTGCACGACCCGCTCGCCGACCGCGACGAGGCCCGGCGCCACTACGGCATCGCGCTGTGCGAGTGGGACGCGCTGCGCGACCTCGACGCCGTGGTGCTGGCCGTGCCGCACGCGGCGTACCTCGACGGCGGCGCCGCCGAAGCCCTCGCGCGCCTGCGCCCGGGCGGCGTCGTCGTCGACGTCAAGTCCGCGCTCGACCCGGCCGCCGTGCCGGCGGGCGCGACCTACTGGAGCTTGTGA
- a CDS encoding SDR family oxidoreductase: MTTAPTPADARIRDALAAHPRRWLVTGAAGFIGSHLAERLLALGQHVVGTDNFATGHRDNVDAVREAAGAAADRYDFREADVRDPDACRAMCDGVDIVLHQAALGSVPRSVEDPVATHEANVDGFLHLLIAARDAGVERFVYASSSAVYGDEPALPKVEDRIGAPLSPYAATKRFDELYAAVFQSLYGIECIGLRYFNVFGPRQDPNGPYAAVIPRWIARLAAGQPCEVYGDGSQTRDFCHVDNAVQANLLAALAPADATGRVYNVACGERTSLLELFAALRDAVAEVRADVRAAEPVFADPRPGDIPHSLADISLARERLGYEPAVRVRDGLAATARWFLRHRPAAR, from the coding sequence ATGACGACCGCCCCCACCCCCGCCGACGCCCGCATCCGTGACGCGCTCGCCGCCCACCCGCGGCGCTGGCTGGTCACCGGCGCCGCCGGCTTCATCGGCTCGCACCTGGCCGAGCGGCTGCTCGCGCTCGGGCAGCACGTCGTCGGCACCGACAACTTCGCCACCGGCCACCGCGACAACGTCGACGCCGTGCGCGAGGCGGCCGGCGCCGCCGCCGACCGCTACGACTTCCGCGAGGCCGACGTGCGCGACCCGGACGCCTGCCGCGCGATGTGCGACGGCGTCGACATCGTGCTGCACCAGGCGGCGCTCGGCTCCGTGCCGCGCTCGGTCGAGGATCCCGTGGCCACCCACGAGGCGAACGTCGACGGCTTCTTGCACCTGCTCATCGCCGCCCGCGACGCCGGCGTCGAGCGGTTCGTCTACGCCTCGTCGAGCGCCGTGTACGGCGACGAGCCCGCGCTGCCGAAGGTCGAGGACCGCATCGGCGCGCCGCTTTCTCCGTACGCCGCGACCAAGCGGTTCGACGAGCTGTACGCTGCGGTGTTCCAGTCGCTGTACGGCATCGAGTGCATCGGGCTGCGCTACTTCAACGTGTTCGGGCCGCGCCAGGATCCCAACGGGCCCTACGCCGCCGTCATCCCGCGGTGGATCGCCCGGCTCGCGGCCGGCCAGCCGTGCGAGGTCTACGGCGACGGCAGCCAGACGCGCGACTTTTGCCACGTCGACAACGCGGTGCAGGCCAACCTGCTGGCGGCGCTCGCGCCCGCGGACGCCACCGGCCGCGTGTACAACGTCGCCTGCGGCGAGCGCACGTCGCTGCTCGAGCTGTTCGCCGCCCTCCGCGACGCCGTCGCCGAGGTCCGCGCCGACGTTCGGGCGGCGGAACCCGTGTTCGCCGACCCGCGGCCCGGCGACATCCCCCACTCGCTGGCCGACATCTCGCTCGCGCGCGAGCGGCTCGGCTACGAGCCGGCCGTCCGCGTCCGCG